In Ramlibacter sp., the sequence CGATCTTGTCGATCATCAGGGCCTGGCGCGTCTCAGCGGGCAGCGCAGTGCAGTCGTATTCCTGGCCACCACCCCGGCCGGCGCGGGAACGGATGGGCACCTGCAGCTGCGCCAGCTTGTCGCGGGTGCGGCGCTCGGAGCCCGGCATGCCCGGCAGGCCGGCGAGTTCGCGTGCGGTGAGCCAGGTCATGCGCGTGCCTCAATGACGATGCGGCCCGTGCGTGTAACGGAGATATTGCGCGTGCGCTTCTTGGCGTTGGTGCGCGGCTCCTTGTAGCGGCTAGGCCAAATTTCATCGGCTTTCATGTCCAGCGCCTTGGCAACGATCTGCTCGGCCGCCCACCAATGCGTGGACAGGACGCGCTGAAAGTGGGAGTACCCGTGCTCCTTTGCCAACTTACGAAGGGTGACACCTCT encodes:
- a CDS encoding helix-turn-helix domain-containing protein; amino-acid sequence: MLMDTKKCTADADWHPADIKAALEKRGVTLRKLAKEHGYSHFQRVLSTHWWAAEQIVAKALDMKADEIWPSRYKEPRTNAKKRTRNISVTRTGRIVIEARA